A stretch of DNA from Flavobacteriaceae bacterium MAR_2009_75:
GGGAAATTAGAAGAAATGCAGTAAACATCCCTATTTCATCCCTAACAACAGGAGCCTATATTATCAATATTCATTCAGACGAACAGCACGTACGTACCAAATTCTACAAAAAGTAGAAGAATTACTTCTTTCTTTCTATTAACAATCTATCTTTGCGGCCCATTTGATAATCAAAATCATAGGGATAAATTCGTGCAATCATTACTCGTTTATCAATGTCTATTAAAAAGAAAAATATTCTTTAATAACCATTTGTAATTCAAGAGAATTAGTGTACATTTGCAGCCCGTTTATCGGGAGTGAAGTGTTTAATTAAAAAGTAACCGTAGTGGATACATTAAGTTATAAGACCGTTTCGGCCAATAAATCAACTGTAGAAAAACAGTGGTTATTGGTTGATGCCGAAGGGGAGACTTTGGGCCGCATGGCTTCGAAAGTGGCCAAAATGCTAAGGGGAAAACATAAGCCAAGCTTTACACCGCACGTTGATTGTGGTGACAATGTTATTATCATCAATGCCGAAAAGGTAGAGATGAGCGGTAACAAATGGCAAGATAAAGTTTATTTGAGATACACAGGTTATCCTGGTGGACAGCGTTCCACTTCTGCAACGGAGCTTTTAGCCAAAAATCCGGCTCAAATTGTTGAGAAAGCGGTTAAGGGAATGCTTCCTAAAAACAGATTGGGTGCAGAACTTTTCAGAAACCTTAAGGTTTATGTAGGTGCTGAGCACAACCAAGAAGCACAAAAGCCAACGGTAATCAACTTAAAAGAATTCAAGTAATGGATACTATTCATAAAATCGGAAGAAGAAAAACGGCTGTTGCCCGTGTTTACGTTTCCTCAGGAAAAGGAAACATTACCGTGAACCAAAGGGATTTGAACGACTACTTCCCTACTGCCACACTTCAATACAAAGTAAAGCAACCTTTTGCCCTAACTAGCACTGAAGACACTTACGACGTAAAAGTAAACGTATACGGTGGCGGTATTACAGGTCAGGCCGAAGCTGTTCGTTTGGCCCTATCAAGAGCAATGTGTGAGGTAGACGAAGAAAACCGTTTGACTCTAAAGCCGGAAGGTCTTCTTACTCGTGATCCTAGAATGGTCGAACGTAAGAAATTCGGACAGAAGAAAGCTCGTAAGAAATTCCAGTTCTCTAAACGTTAACAAGAACAATATCTGGCATCTTCCGCATTTTGGAAGATGCCAATTTTTATATTTTTAACCTAAGTTCATTGAAAGTTCGCCACGTGGCGAATAAATTAAAAAACTATTTTCCTTAATGGAAATAGTTCTTCGGGAGACCTCAAAGACACTCAGTCGGTCGGGCACCGTTAGTTTAGCATCTAAATGTAAGAGGCTCTTCAATTATTTTAAATAATTGGGGTACCACTCTTACATTGCCTATTCAACAGAACGTAAACTAAATTAAAATGGCGAAAGTCGAAGTAAAACAATTATTGGAAGCTGGTGTGCATTTCGGACACCTTACACGAAAGTGGAACCCTAACATGGCGCCCTACATCTACATGGAGCGCAACGGTATTCACGTAATCAACCTTTACAAAACAG
This window harbors:
- a CDS encoding LSU ribosomal protein L13P; amino-acid sequence: MDTLSYKTVSANKSTVEKQWLLVDAEGETLGRMASKVAKMLRGKHKPSFTPHVDCGDNVIIINAEKVEMSGNKWQDKVYLRYTGYPGGQRSTSATELLAKNPAQIVEKAVKGMLPKNRLGAELFRNLKVYVGAEHNQEAQKPTVINLKEFK
- a CDS encoding small subunit ribosomal protein S9; the encoded protein is MDTIHKIGRRKTAVARVYVSSGKGNITVNQRDLNDYFPTATLQYKVKQPFALTSTEDTYDVKVNVYGGGITGQAEAVRLALSRAMCEVDEENRLTLKPEGLLTRDPRMVERKKFGQKKARKKFQFSKR